The genomic window GCTTGTTAAAGTGAACTGAACACAACATGGTGACACTGACAGCGATCGTAGCGCCTCTCGGTCGGCAAATCCACAGACATCTGGTGAAGCATGTCAGAAGCCAGCGATGGATACCTGCTCGGGCATGCAACTTGTCTGCATGCTCCAGCAAATTAGCCCTGAGTCAAGGTTAGTGCAGTTTTTAAGTTTTTGTCATGGTAAATCGCCTCCACCCCATGTTGTTTGGGTTCATGGTCGCAATTTGTGCAATATTTCCCATTCTCCCACCACTAGGTTATATTACAGATGTTGTATTGTAATTTATGACTGGGTTGATGATTATGGAGTCACAATGTGTATGTTTATTATCAGCGACAACGCCTTCCTGAATGACTTCCGGGTTTTGAATGATAGTGAATGTTTACAAGAAACACGATGGTAAATGATCAGTGCATTGATTATATCAGGGCAGCTGCAGCAGTGTATTGTGTTTAATTTTTGTGGGGCAAAATACACCTTGAATGGTATAATTTTGGCTATATGAAATAACCCCATCCTTTTACAATGTGCTTTACATGATTCACATGTCACTGTTTTtccacaggccccgcccacaagAGATATATAGGCCATGTTTATGATGTCTGCAGAACATTTCATTGAAAACATCCCTGAAGATGCAATATAAGTCATGTTTTTTGTGCCTGTAAGAGTTTTTAAAAAAGGTTGTAGTAAGTAGACAAATAAAGAATAGCAAACAGGGTATAAAACGGGGTCTgaaactcttttttttaatgtcatttttacaaGAATGAATGGGTAACTAGATTGTAAACTTAGGCTAAACTGTCAGTCAGTGGGAGTAGTTATTTATAAACTCATAAATTCATCACTTTTGTAATTGTTTTGCACACAAGGAATATATCATGTATAACAATGTCATATTCTTGAATATTAGTATAACTGTTTGTACTCATATCTTTACCATGCAATTAGTAGCTGTTATCGATTTAATTTCTATTGTGTAGACCTTATCTTATCTAAAACCGATTGGTTTATCAACACACAAACCAGTCTTTTCCGATTTTAATGGTTTATGCCTCACATTGAAAGTCATATAAAAGCAAAGAACAGTTAAAGGTTACTTACAACTAACCTAGTTGTAAAAACAAGTaaacattaacaaagaaaaaaataaaatgtttttcagtTATTGTGGTCTGGCAGCTCCATGCTTTTGGTAATGAAAATTACATCCCAAATCAAGTTTATTGCAAAAGTTCATTTTAATCGACATTTAATCAAAGACTGAGCTTAAATATAACAGAGTTATAGTTAGAACCCATGTTGTGTTTGCTTACCACAAAATGGGTCAGCACAGTTATAATCCCTCTTTACTAGACCACTTAAATGGCTGACAGGGTCAGGAATTATAGTAAAGGCCATTTTAATCTCTTGAAAGGCCTGTTGATCACATTCTCTGGTCGCTTTAATTCCTTCTGTAGAATTTAGAGCATGTGACCACAATCTAAGCAGTTATTGTGTAAGAAGAGCTCTGATGGCAAACCTTCCTGCCGTATAAAGGAACTCTTTCGTATTTGCTCAAGGATTGCCTATAACGTTCCCAAGGCAATAACTATTCATAAAGCTGGCATAAAACCCTGCTGACTGTCTTCCTGTTGAGCATTACAGTCAGTTTTTCCCTGACATTTCGAATGTCagggtttttttcttcttctttgagTCATCGAGTCACAGGAGGAAGCATATTTTCTTCTCGACTTTTACTTCTCTAACACATTCCAGAAGGACGGCTTGTCTCCTCTTTGTGCCGCTTGAATTGGATTTCTTTTTGctgctttttttcttgttgGGATTTTAAGCTTTTAATTTTAGAATCGGAACAAATGTGTAACGCAACGTGTGAGGATGCCCTGTGTGCTATAAAATGTAggtttctatctatctatctatctatctatctatctatctatctatctatctatctatctatctatctatctatctatctatctatctatctgtatgttTTATAAAGCAGTTTTCTTTAGCTGTTTTTGTCATATTTGTTGTAAAAAGCTGCATAAATTTTTTGAAATGTCTTGTTCTATTGTTAGACTGTCTAAAAACCTAGTGTGCTGCCTTCATAGATGGCATTTTGGAGCATCTTGCTTGTTTTTGCACATTTCTGATAGTGCTGATTGCTAGGTTTTGCTTATCCTGGTCATTCTCTCCACAGTACATCCGATGTGGCAGGAGCCGCTTGCCATTCCCGGTGGAGATCGCCAGTCACCTATTGACATCGTGGTGCGTAAAAGCATCTTTGATCCGCAGCTCAGACCTCTGAAAGTACAGTATGACCCAAGGACCTGCCAGCAGATCTGGAATAATGGTTACTCTTTTCTGGTCGAGTATGATGACACCACTGACAAATCCAGTAAGTTATCTTCATTGACTTAATACCAAAATTTGCTGTTATCCATAGAATGTTCTACAGTTACCGCAATAAAACCGCATTAGAATAAAATGACTGGAAATCTTAGATCCTATATTAATGAATTAAGTATTTTATCACTGTGGTGGAGACTTTGCATGCTTTAACTTTTTCCAAGTTGGAATTTCCTATGTGAGCTTGGTTAAATATGTGGTTTTAATTGTATTATGGTGTAATAACTGTGGCAGAAACTAACAATTGAACTGTTTTGTGACCTGAAATGAATCTCTTTCAGCTCTGAAGGGAGGACCACTGGAGGATCAGTTCAGACTGTGTCAGTTTCATTTCCACTGGGGAGAAAACAATGCCTGGGGCTCTGAGCACTCCATAGACCGCCGCCTTTACCCTGCTGAGGTACCCTTACGTaagattttaatatattttaaggaTTTACATAGCAATGAAGAATGAAAATGACTTTTGAGCCATCTGGATGTCATTGTTTTACTATGAGGAAGTATTTCTCTCTTGCGACATAGAGCTTCTCTATAATAGAGGGTGGagactttaaaggattagttcactttcaaataaaattaataatttactcacccccatgtcatccaagatgttcatgtctttttttttcttcagatgaaaagaaattgaggtttttgatgaaaacattccaggattattctccttgtAGTGGAtttcagtggcctccaaaccgttgaaggtcaaaaataacagtttcagtgcagcttcaaagggctttaaacgataccaggcgaggaataagagtcttatctagcaaaacgatcggtcattttcgaaaaaaatacaactttatatgctttataaacacaaatgatcgccttgaacgtgcttccgctttctgtattcttcaaaaatccCGCTATTTTCACgtgaaaatagcatattttcttaacaatagatgctatttacactgcgtaaatagaatatattggtatttacaaaaatacttaaggaaaaaatggaactggcactgcgttcgttccgtaagtaagGTGTAGGAcctacagcgtaagctttttgaagaatacagaagtgcggttttggcggaaacACTTGAAAGGCaattatttgtgtttataaagcatatacatttagatttttttggaaaatgaccaatcgtttcgctagataagacccttattcctcgtctggtatcgtttaaagccctttgaagctgcactgaaactctaattttgacttttaacCATTTGGAggcactatatggagaaaaatcctggaatgttttcatcaaaaaccttaatttcttttcgactgaagaaagaaggacatggacattttggatgacatgggggtgagtaaattatcaggaacattttatttgaaagtaaagTAATCCTTTAACGTTAGGAACAACCTTCTATTTTTGTGTAAAATCTGAAAGATAGTTACTTCAATGAATATGTGACACTACCCCACGATAAGTACTGTACTCTTTAAGTCCTCATAGCCAGTTACATAAGGAGGTATGTGTGAGTGACCTTACTGTGCCAAAAGTTTGCCTTTGTTGGTGCTGGTGAGAATGTGACCTCTTTGCGGCTCTCAACGCTCCTTTAGTTTTACTGAtatgtctgtgtgagtgtgtgtaacaAAGCTCAGATTTCAGTCCTGTAAATGGATCCTCTATTGCGTAAAGTGCTTTCATTCCCTCCTCCTTGGTTGAATCTAACTGTGCCAGAATGAATGGAGGGCTGTCAGTTTGTATGGATGTTGGCTTAAGCTATCATGACACGTCAAAAGCACAAAACCCTGCTATGTTCAACTGCAGGATTGTGTAATCGTAACCTGAACCAAATGAAAAGGCATTATGGAAAAAGTGCTCATAATTATAGTTCATATTAtcatgggtgtgtgtgtgtgtgtgtgtgattttacAGCTCCATCTTGTTCACTGGAACTCTGACAAGTACAGTTTGTTTGAGGAGGCTGTC from Chanodichthys erythropterus isolate Z2021 chromosome 24, ASM2448905v1, whole genome shotgun sequence includes these protein-coding regions:
- the ca5a gene encoding carbonic anhydrase 5A, mitochondrial isoform X1; amino-acid sequence: MVTLTAIVAPLGRQIHRHLVKHVRSQRWIPARACNLSACSSKLALSQVHPMWQEPLAIPGGDRQSPIDIVVRKSIFDPQLRPLKVQYDPRTCQQIWNNGYSFLVEYDDTTDKSTLKGGPLEDQFRLCQFHFHWGENNAWGSEHSIDRRLYPAELHLVHWNSDKYSLFEEAVMEDNGLAVIGVFLKIGKRHEGLQKLVDALPSVRHKDSVVEFTKFNPACLLPENIDDYWTYAGSLTTPPLTEAVTWIVMKQHIEVSHDQLAVFRSLLFTSAEEQEQRSMVNNFRVQQALKGRTVRSSFSPFLQDAPTME
- the ca5a gene encoding carbonic anhydrase 5A, mitochondrial isoform X2 codes for the protein MCNATCEDALCAIKLHPMWQEPLAIPGGDRQSPIDIVVRKSIFDPQLRPLKVQYDPRTCQQIWNNGYSFLVEYDDTTDKSTLKGGPLEDQFRLCQFHFHWGENNAWGSEHSIDRRLYPAELHLVHWNSDKYSLFEEAVMEDNGLAVIGVFLKIGKRHEGLQKLVDALPSVRHKDSVVEFTKFNPACLLPENIDDYWTYAGSLTTPPLTEAVTWIVMKQHIEVSHDQLAVFRSLLFTSAEEQEQRSMVNNFRVQQALKGRTVRSSFSPFLQDAPTME